Proteins found in one Massilia sp. H6 genomic segment:
- a CDS encoding sensor histidine kinase, with the protein MSVQRILNVALDNDEDVVQVRQRARQLSALLGFSQQDQVRIGTAVSEVARSACHQGRGGRAGFTFDDQDERQYLEVSIFAGTGPRALLRQAPHADAGTLSAPGPALVTAQRLMDECESEPVAGGGIGKVSMRKYLTRGTAISRARLLEISTLLADTPVANPLHELQLQNQELVATLSELRERQEDLMSLTRELEDTNRGIVALYAEIEDKAERLRRADEMKSRFLSNTSHELRTPLSSIRALAQLLLDRMDGELSVEQERQVQFIASAARDLSELVNDLLDLAKIEAGKVEVHLEPVVVDHLFRALKGMLRPLVDETRVELVFEADEVAQPFDSDEGMISQILRNFISNALKFTESGSVRVTASEDAAAGTIRFDVTDTGIGISADNLQLIFEEFSQIEHPLQRRSKGTGLGLPLCRKLADLLGGRVLVTSQEGSGSTFSLELPRRHPCADGSHGTNE; encoded by the coding sequence GTGAGCGTCCAGCGCATCCTCAACGTCGCCCTCGACAACGACGAGGACGTGGTGCAGGTACGCCAGCGGGCCCGCCAGCTGTCGGCGCTGCTGGGATTTTCGCAACAGGACCAGGTGCGTATCGGTACCGCGGTGTCCGAAGTCGCGCGCAGCGCCTGCCACCAGGGCCGCGGCGGGCGCGCGGGTTTTACCTTCGACGACCAGGACGAGCGCCAGTATCTGGAAGTGAGCATCTTCGCCGGCACCGGGCCGCGTGCGCTGCTGCGCCAGGCGCCGCACGCCGATGCCGGTACGCTCTCGGCGCCCGGACCGGCCCTGGTCACGGCGCAGCGCCTGATGGACGAGTGCGAATCCGAGCCGGTCGCTGGCGGCGGCATCGGCAAGGTCAGCATGCGCAAGTACCTGACGCGCGGGACGGCCATCAGCCGCGCCAGGCTGCTGGAGATCAGTACCCTCCTGGCCGATACCCCCGTGGCCAATCCGCTGCACGAACTGCAGCTGCAGAACCAGGAACTGGTGGCTACGCTGTCCGAATTGCGCGAGCGTCAGGAAGACCTGATGTCGCTCACGCGCGAACTCGAAGACACCAATCGCGGCATCGTTGCGCTGTACGCCGAGATCGAAGACAAGGCCGAGCGCTTGCGCCGCGCCGACGAAATGAAGTCGCGCTTCCTGTCCAACACCAGCCACGAGCTGCGCACGCCGCTGTCGTCGATCCGGGCACTGGCCCAGTTGCTGCTCGATCGCATGGACGGTGAACTGAGCGTCGAGCAGGAGCGCCAGGTGCAGTTCATCGCCAGCGCGGCGCGCGACCTGTCCGAACTGGTAAATGACCTGCTCGACCTGGCCAAGATCGAGGCCGGCAAGGTCGAGGTGCATCTCGAGCCGGTGGTGGTCGACCACTTGTTCCGTGCGCTCAAGGGCATGCTGCGCCCGCTGGTCGACGAGACCAGGGTAGAACTGGTATTCGAAGCCGACGAGGTGGCGCAGCCGTTCGATTCCGATGAAGGCATGATTTCGCAAATCCTGCGCAATTTCATCTCGAACGCATTGAAATTCACCGAAAGCGGTTCGGTTCGCGTGACGGCCAGCGAGGATGCCGCGGCCGGCACCATCCGCTTCGATGTGACCGATACCGGCATCGGCATCAGCGCCGACAACCTGCAACTGATTTTCGAAGAATTCAGCCAGATCGAGCACCCGCTGCAGCGGCGCAGCAAGGGTACCGGCCTGGGTCTGCCGCTGTGCCGCAAGCTGGCCGACCTGCTCGGCGGCCGGGTCCTGGTCACCAGCCAGGAAGGTAGCGGATCGACCTTCTCACTCGAACTGCCGCGCCGCCATCCGTGCGCGGATGGTTCCCATGGAACGAACGAATGA
- a CDS encoding ATP-binding protein has protein sequence MGDAQTNAVLFETELLELHRQQRTGRVTLRLRSDEDVVGLRKQVRERAVAIALSLVDQTKLVTAASELARNTIKYGGGGQAHLDDLNDGVRKGISLIFVDAGPGIADVDSALRDGFTTGGGLGLGFGGSRRLVDEFEVDSRFGEGTAVLVSKWKR, from the coding sequence ATGGGCGACGCGCAAACCAATGCAGTCCTGTTCGAGACCGAACTGCTGGAGCTTCATCGCCAGCAGCGCACCGGGCGTGTGACGCTGCGCCTGCGCTCGGACGAGGATGTCGTGGGACTGCGCAAACAGGTGCGCGAACGCGCCGTGGCGATCGCGCTGTCGCTGGTCGACCAGACCAAGCTGGTCACGGCGGCGAGCGAATTGGCGCGCAACACGATCAAGTACGGCGGTGGCGGGCAAGCGCATCTCGATGATCTCAACGATGGCGTGCGCAAGGGCATCAGCCTGATCTTCGTCGACGCCGGTCCCGGCATTGCCGATGTCGACAGCGCGCTGCGCGACGGCTTCACCACCGGCGGCGGCCTGGGTCTCGGGTTTGGCGGTTCCCGGCGCCTGGTCGACGAATTCGAGGTCGACAGCCGTTTCGGCGAAGGAACAGCGGTATTGGTAAGTAAATGGAAACGATGA
- a CDS encoding STAS domain-containing protein, with protein MERIPILRMGDLLLVTIQVDMHDRLAMTLQDDLTQRIVRDAAKGVLIDISALDLVDSFIGRMISNTAAMARVLDAQTVVVGMQPAVAITLVELGLTLHGVKTALNVEKGMALLGKNLG; from the coding sequence ATGGAACGGATTCCTATCCTTCGCATGGGCGACCTGCTGCTGGTGACGATTCAGGTCGACATGCACGACCGCCTCGCGATGACGCTGCAGGACGACCTGACCCAGCGCATCGTGCGCGATGCCGCCAAGGGCGTGCTGATCGATATTTCGGCGCTCGACCTGGTCGATTCCTTCATCGGCCGCATGATCAGCAACACCGCGGCGATGGCACGCGTGCTCGACGCCCAGACCGTGGTGGTTGGCATGCAGCCGGCCGTGGCCATTACCCTGGTCGAACTCGGCCTGACGCTGCATGGCGTGAAGACCGCGCTCAACGTCGAAAAAGGCATGGCGTTGTTAGGAAAGAATCTCGGCTGA
- a CDS encoding response regulator, with protein sequence MNSHPTKMPLILNVDDNDGARYAKTRILQSAGFEVIEAANGTDALEMVQQQHPALVLLDVKLPDINGIEVCRRIKANPDSSMVLVLQTSAALTGRADKIRGLEGGADNYLAAPIEADELIANVNALVRMRQTQGELRDSEERFRQITDNIDDVFWMFTVPDAALVYVSPAYPTLWGRSVDSLRVQPMDWLDAVHPDDRSRMAQRWNQLALAPHYDEECRVIGQDGKTRWVRDRLFPVRGTRGDVYRVARVTSDITSRREMEALLRAADRNKNQFLATLAHELRNPLSPIRNAAALLGTSGDGSAGQINERQARAREVITRQVDHLAHLVDDLLDVARISEGKIVLRREDVNLGTVVHQAIETAGPLIAARRHRLDVRLPEQEVWVSGDPVRLAQSIGNLLHNAAKFTPQGGDITVLASVTAGVADAGQVKISVHDNGIGIAEDNLPRIFGMFAQVDVPPDRAPEGLGIGLSLVAHLLELHGGRLTAESPGIGMGSTFSVELPLLRLGTVAPALACDPAADAGGSGMRVLLVDDNVDAMEMMGFLLAEMGYQTWASSDASQIESLALHHRPQVIVLDIGLPGIDGYEVARRIKRNPALAGIRLVAHTGYGSPEDRRRAMEAGFDAHLVKPAELGDLERALKG encoded by the coding sequence ATGAATTCCCATCCGACCAAGATGCCCCTGATTCTCAACGTGGACGACAACGACGGCGCGCGCTACGCCAAGACCCGGATCCTGCAAAGCGCTGGCTTCGAGGTAATCGAGGCAGCCAACGGCACCGATGCGCTCGAGATGGTCCAGCAACAGCATCCCGCGCTGGTATTACTGGATGTAAAACTGCCAGATATTAACGGCATCGAAGTGTGCCGGCGCATCAAGGCCAATCCGGACAGCAGCATGGTACTGGTCTTGCAGACCTCGGCCGCGCTCACCGGGCGCGCCGACAAGATTCGCGGCCTGGAAGGCGGCGCCGACAACTACCTGGCCGCGCCGATCGAGGCCGACGAGCTGATCGCGAACGTCAATGCGCTGGTGCGCATGCGCCAGACCCAGGGCGAACTGCGCGACAGCGAAGAGCGCTTCCGCCAGATCACCGACAACATCGACGACGTGTTCTGGATGTTCACCGTACCCGATGCCGCGCTGGTTTATGTCAGCCCGGCCTATCCGACCCTGTGGGGGCGCAGCGTCGATTCCCTGCGCGTGCAGCCCATGGACTGGCTCGACGCGGTTCATCCCGACGACCGCTCTCGCATGGCGCAGCGCTGGAATCAGCTGGCGCTGGCGCCGCATTACGACGAGGAATGCCGCGTGATCGGCCAGGACGGCAAGACACGCTGGGTGCGCGACCGTTTGTTTCCGGTGCGTGGCACGCGCGGCGACGTCTATCGCGTCGCGCGCGTCACCAGCGACATCACCAGCCGCAGGGAAATGGAGGCGCTGCTGCGCGCCGCCGACCGCAACAAGAACCAGTTCCTGGCCACCTTGGCGCACGAACTGCGCAATCCGCTCAGCCCGATCCGCAATGCGGCGGCGCTGCTCGGGACGTCGGGCGACGGCAGCGCGGGGCAGATCAACGAGCGCCAGGCGCGCGCGCGCGAAGTCATCACGCGCCAGGTGGATCACCTGGCGCACCTGGTCGACGATTTGCTGGACGTGGCCCGCATCTCGGAAGGCAAGATCGTCCTGCGCCGCGAGGACGTCAACCTTGGCACCGTGGTCCACCAGGCCATCGAGACGGCCGGCCCGCTGATCGCGGCGCGCCGCCACCGGCTCGACGTCAGGCTGCCGGAGCAAGAGGTCTGGGTCTCGGGCGATCCGGTGCGCCTGGCCCAGTCGATCGGAAATCTGCTGCACAACGCCGCCAAGTTCACGCCGCAAGGGGGTGACATCACCGTGCTCGCGAGCGTGACGGCAGGGGTGGCGGACGCAGGGCAGGTAAAGATCTCGGTGCACGATAACGGTATCGGCATCGCCGAGGACAACCTGCCGCGCATCTTCGGCATGTTCGCCCAGGTCGATGTGCCGCCCGACCGCGCGCCCGAAGGCCTGGGCATCGGCCTGTCGCTGGTCGCCCACCTGCTCGAACTGCATGGCGGGCGCCTGACGGCCGAAAGCCCGGGCATCGGGATGGGCAGCACATTCTCGGTGGAGCTGCCGCTGCTGCGCCTGGGCACGGTCGCGCCGGCGCTGGCCTGCGATCCGGCCGCCGACGCCGGCGGCAGCGGCATGCGCGTGCTGCTGGTCGACGACAATGTCGACGCGATGGAGATGATGGGCTTCCTGCTGGCCGAGATGGGCTACCAGACCTGGGCGAGCTCGGACGCCTCGCAGATCGAGTCGCTAGCGCTGCACCACAGACCGCAGGTGATCGTGCTCGACATCGGCCTGCCTGGTATCGACGGCTACGAGGTCGCGCGCCGCATCAAGAGAAATCCCGCGCTGGCCGGCATTCGCCTGGTGGCCCATACCGGCTACGGCTCGCCGGAAGACCGCCGGCGTGCGATGGAAGCCGGGTTCGACGCCCATCTGGTCAAGCCGGCCGAGCTGGGCGACCTTGAACGGGCGCTGAAAGGCTAG
- a CDS encoding pitrilysin family protein → MNKLMPLALTSAILLAFAPGAAASAAAAVEPSSAMPAYGKDKPIPVPNVARKTLPNGLSVWIVPRQGLPRVDYVLAVRNAGFAADAPSTPAFASMLAGLLSEGSAKRDSRAIAEAAQGMGGEIGAGASSDGLIVSANALSSQAAPMMQLLAEVARTPAFPQNEVALAKANALQALRVAETQPAFRAERAVNKAVYGEHPYGRTSPTVEAINAVTPEMLRAEHARRIRPDRALLVITGRISQAEGMKLAQQAFGDWKASGQPLPDTAAAPSNANPARILLQRDGSVQSTLRLGSPGIAASADDQIALRLASTILGGGFSSRVNTNLREEKGYTYGASAGARMNRAGGAIVGGADVRNEVTGAALSEYLGEYQRIGTELVPPKEMEMNKRYVAGSYMISNQLQRAVAGTLAQNWLVGLPPEFLGQYVPRILKVSPEQVRDVSKRYFSPERQSIVVVGDKAALGEQLKAFGEFSVQEK, encoded by the coding sequence ATGAACAAACTGATGCCACTGGCCCTGACTTCGGCCATCTTGCTGGCCTTTGCCCCGGGCGCTGCCGCGTCGGCCGCTGCCGCCGTGGAGCCATCCAGCGCCATGCCGGCCTACGGCAAGGACAAGCCGATTCCGGTGCCAAACGTCGCCAGGAAGACCCTGCCGAACGGCTTGAGCGTGTGGATCGTGCCGCGCCAGGGCCTGCCGCGCGTGGACTACGTGCTGGCGGTACGCAACGCCGGCTTCGCAGCCGATGCGCCGTCGACACCGGCCTTTGCCAGCATGCTGGCCGGCCTGCTCAGCGAAGGCAGCGCCAAGCGCGACTCGCGCGCCATCGCCGAGGCGGCGCAAGGAATGGGCGGCGAGATCGGCGCCGGCGCCTCGTCGGATGGCTTGATCGTCTCGGCCAATGCCTTGAGCTCGCAGGCCGCGCCGATGATGCAGCTGCTGGCCGAAGTGGCCCGCACGCCGGCCTTCCCGCAAAACGAAGTGGCGCTGGCCAAGGCCAATGCGTTGCAGGCGCTACGGGTTGCCGAAACCCAGCCGGCCTTCCGTGCCGAGCGCGCGGTCAACAAGGCAGTCTATGGCGAGCACCCGTATGGCCGCACTTCTCCCACGGTAGAAGCAATCAACGCGGTGACGCCGGAGATGCTGCGCGCCGAACACGCGCGCCGCATCCGCCCGGACCGCGCCCTGCTCGTGATCACCGGCCGCATCAGCCAAGCCGAAGGCATGAAGCTGGCGCAGCAGGCTTTCGGCGACTGGAAAGCCAGCGGCCAGCCACTGCCCGATACCGCTGCCGCGCCCAGCAATGCCAACCCGGCGCGCATCCTGCTGCAGCGTGACGGCAGCGTGCAGTCGACCCTGCGCCTGGGCAGCCCCGGCATCGCCGCCAGCGCCGACGACCAGATTGCGCTGCGCCTGGCCAGCACCATCCTGGGCGGCGGCTTCTCGAGCCGCGTCAACACCAACCTGCGCGAAGAAAAGGGCTATACCTACGGCGCCTCGGCGGGCGCACGCATGAACCGTGCCGGCGGCGCCATCGTCGGCGGCGCGGACGTGCGCAACGAGGTCACCGGTGCGGCCCTGAGCGAATACCTCGGCGAATACCAGCGCATCGGAACCGAACTGGTCCCGCCCAAGGAAATGGAGATGAACAAACGTTATGTCGCGGGCAGCTACATGATCAGCAACCAGCTGCAGCGCGCCGTCGCCGGCACCCTGGCGCAGAACTGGCTGGTCGGCCTGCCGCCCGAGTTCCTGGGCCAATATGTGCCGCGCATCCTGAAGGTCTCGCCGGAACAGGTGCGCGACGTATCGAAGCGGTATTTCTCGCCCGAGCGCCAGTCGATCGTGGTCGTGGGCGACAAGGCTGCGCTGGGCGAGCAGCTCAAGGCGTTCGGGGAATTTTCGGTGCAGGAAAAATAA
- a CDS encoding ATP-binding SpoIIE family protein phosphatase, translating into METMISSLTPQLVCSIEHASDVAAARREGQRLADSLGFDDIRAGKLALIVTEAATNILKHADRGVIHIGPSQSSAGVGIDVLALDEGPGIADLAASLVDGVSTAGTAGTGLGAMRRQADEFDVYSQPGKGSVFFMRLWSTAPAPDACGVDVGALMTPLAGEDECGDGWAVRCDDGGAMVLASDGLGHGPNAARASAAAIGVFDKPAPPLNAADAVHATHEALRGTRGAALAVARLDFAASELHYAGIGNIAGYVYHDTRRALVSHNGIVGHNMRKVQGFTVPFPPGAICILHSDGISTQWDLDKYPGLQGHSPALIAAVLMRDFIRRRDDAMVLVVRRLGHAAAHGVGAAG; encoded by the coding sequence ATGGAAACGATGATCAGTTCATTGACACCGCAGCTGGTGTGTTCGATCGAGCACGCCAGCGATGTCGCGGCAGCGCGCAGGGAAGGGCAGCGGCTGGCGGACAGTCTCGGTTTTGATGACATCCGGGCCGGGAAACTGGCCCTGATCGTTACTGAAGCGGCCACCAACATCCTCAAGCACGCGGACCGCGGCGTGATCCATATCGGGCCCTCCCAGTCGAGCGCGGGCGTCGGCATCGACGTGCTGGCGCTCGACGAGGGGCCCGGCATCGCCGACCTGGCGGCCAGCCTGGTCGATGGCGTCTCGACCGCCGGCACCGCCGGTACCGGCCTGGGCGCCATGCGGCGCCAGGCGGATGAATTCGACGTCTATTCGCAGCCCGGCAAGGGCTCGGTCTTTTTCATGCGGCTGTGGAGCACGGCCCCGGCGCCCGATGCGTGTGGCGTCGACGTGGGCGCGCTCATGACGCCGCTGGCCGGCGAAGACGAATGCGGCGATGGCTGGGCGGTCCGCTGCGACGACGGCGGCGCGATGGTGCTCGCTTCCGACGGACTCGGGCATGGCCCGAACGCGGCGCGCGCCTCGGCTGCAGCGATCGGGGTGTTCGACAAGCCGGCACCTCCACTGAACGCCGCTGACGCGGTCCACGCCACGCACGAAGCGCTGCGCGGTACGCGCGGCGCTGCACTGGCGGTGGCGCGCCTCGATTTCGCTGCCTCAGAACTGCACTATGCCGGCATTGGCAACATTGCCGGCTACGTGTACCACGACACACGGCGCGCACTGGTGTCGCACAACGGCATCGTCGGCCACAACATGCGCAAGGTGCAGGGATTCACCGTACCGTTCCCACCGGGCGCGATCTGCATCCTGCACTCCGATGGTATCTCGACCCAGTGGGACCTGGACAAGTATCCAGGCTTGCAGGGGCATAGCCCGGCGCTGATCGCGGCCGTGCTGATGCGCGACTTCATCCGCCGCCGCGACGATGCGATGGTGCTGGTGGTGCGCCGGCTGGGCCACGCAGCTGCGCACGGCGTGGGAGCTGCCGGGTGA
- a CDS encoding pitrilysin family protein yields MRQYPVLLAGLAFSVTAFAATADQWTLPVNVKKLDNGLTVIVTEDHSSPTVGVSVVYHVGMRLEPKNRTGFAHLFEHLMFQGTPNAKKGVFDKTITGGGGRNNGSTRPDYTNYIETAPVSALEPILWLEADRMKTLDFNAATLKNQQDVVKEEIRVNVKNQPYGGFYVFDISQHAFQKWENNHDGYGSFQDLENASLEDVRAFHRDYYGPNNAVIAIAGDVTPAQGFALAQKYFGGIPARPTPKPTDYSEGLNTAEKRLVQSDALAQVPAIAAAWKLPPRGHRDQAAMAVLAELLGGGDASLFYQGLVKGREIALNVNTLFGLGGPFDYDGPTLLTVFALYKPNSSADAMLKAMDEEIAKVAQHGVDAATLKRVKTRMLADWNNQMESFINRADTMAKMQVLWGDANVVNKIPGWIDAVTSDDIQRAVRTYMVPTNRTVIDRKPAAMLAAPAATPAVSPATVPTTPAPAGAAK; encoded by the coding sequence ATGCGCCAATACCCCGTTTTACTGGCCGGGCTCGCTTTCTCGGTCACGGCATTCGCCGCTACCGCGGACCAGTGGACCCTGCCGGTCAATGTCAAGAAGCTCGACAACGGCCTGACGGTCATCGTCACCGAAGACCACAGCTCGCCAACCGTCGGCGTCTCGGTCGTCTACCATGTGGGCATGCGCCTGGAACCGAAGAACCGCACCGGCTTCGCCCACCTGTTCGAGCACCTGATGTTCCAGGGCACCCCGAACGCCAAGAAGGGCGTGTTCGACAAGACCATCACTGGCGGCGGTGGCCGCAACAACGGTTCGACCCGTCCCGACTACACCAATTACATCGAGACCGCGCCAGTGTCGGCGCTGGAACCGATCCTGTGGCTCGAGGCCGACCGCATGAAGACACTCGACTTCAATGCCGCGACCCTGAAGAACCAGCAAGACGTGGTGAAGGAAGAGATTCGCGTGAACGTGAAGAACCAGCCTTACGGCGGCTTCTATGTGTTCGACATCAGCCAGCATGCGTTCCAGAAATGGGAAAACAACCATGACGGCTACGGCAGCTTCCAGGACCTGGAAAACGCCAGCCTGGAAGACGTGCGCGCCTTCCACCGCGATTACTACGGCCCCAACAATGCCGTGATCGCGATCGCCGGCGATGTCACGCCGGCCCAGGGCTTTGCACTGGCGCAGAAATATTTCGGCGGTATCCCGGCCCGCCCGACCCCGAAGCCAACCGACTACAGCGAAGGGCTCAACACCGCCGAGAAGCGGCTGGTGCAGAGCGATGCCCTGGCCCAGGTGCCGGCCATTGCCGCGGCCTGGAAGCTGCCGCCACGCGGTCATCGCGACCAGGCGGCCATGGCGGTGCTGGCCGAGCTGCTCGGCGGCGGCGACGCGTCCCTGTTCTATCAAGGACTGGTGAAGGGGCGCGAGATCGCGCTCAACGTCAATACCTTGTTCGGCCTGGGCGGCCCGTTCGACTACGACGGCCCGACGCTGCTGACCGTGTTCGCGCTGTACAAGCCCAACAGCAGCGCCGATGCGATGCTGAAGGCGATGGACGAGGAAATCGCCAAGGTGGCGCAACACGGCGTCGACGCCGCCACCCTCAAGCGCGTCAAGACCCGCATGCTGGCCGATTGGAACAACCAGATGGAAAGCTTCATCAACCGCGCCGACACCATGGCCAAGATGCAGGTGCTGTGGGGCGATGCGAACGTGGTCAACAAGATCCCGGGCTGGATCGACGCCGTCACGTCGGACGACATCCAGCGCGCCGTGCGCACCTACATGGTACCGACCAACCGGACCGTGATCGACCGTAAGCCGGCCGCCATGCTCGCTGCCCCGGCCGCTACCCCAGCCGTTTCCCCGGCGACGGTTCCTACCACCCCTGCGCCAGCCGGCGCTGCAAAATAA